The window AATTTCTCAATCTAACATTTTTCGCATCAATCTGTCCGAAGGGAACCCTTGGGTCAAATCAGGAACTTAAGTCTAAACGATGTTAAAAATATGGCAAGAAAATAATCGACAGAAGTCGGGTTTTATTTGACCAGCGTTCAGAATTTGCCATTTTAATTCATTTCTCGTCAGTTATACGAAACCAGCACCTTCCACACTTGGTAAAATATGGTATTTTTGTGTCATTTTTTAATCGACAAGTGTCGGGTATTAAAATGGAACTGTCCGCTATCAAGAAAATCGAAAGAGAGGAATCTATGAACGTGCCCACGAAAACAAAGAGCCACTGGAAACTTTATGCCAGTAGTTTGCTCATCACCTTACATCTATATTGTGCTCCCAATGAAGAAGGGATAAAAAACCTACTTCCCTTACTTCAAACATCAAATGGTTCCTTGGGAACCGAAACTCCAATCCAAGGGATAGGAAAATTGAATGTTACAACATCCGTTCTCTCCCATGACTTAACTCACACAGATTCAAATGATGAAAGAAATCTGACTGTGACAAACAAATCCTATGGAAACTTTTTGGATGCCATTTGGATTGATGGACTAGGAAGAGAGGTTTCCTTTCGAGGTTTTAATGTTTCTGGAAATGTAAAATTGGCAGAACATGGATTCAAACCATTTCGAAATACAAACGATACGGATGAGGCCCTGAAAGGTCTAACCAAAACGACTGGATCCAATTTAATTCGTTATACAATTGCATGGGAAGGAGTTCATCCAGAAGTAGATACGATTGATGAGGCTTATTTAAATGATGTCGTTTCTCAGATCAAAAGAGTGACATCAAAGAAAATTTATGTTTTGATTGATTACCACCAAGACTTGTTCTCTCGGCACTTATTCAATGCAAACTCATGGCACACAGGGAATGGTGCACCACTATGGATCACTAAGAATGGAAATTATCCAAAAGAATATTGTGGTTTCGTCTGTGCGAGCTGGAGCCAAAATAATTTAACCAACGAAGCAATTCGAAGAGCATTCCGAAATTTTTGGAATAATGCCCCAGTGAATACTTCTGCCGGTGTTCGAAATATGCAGACAGAATATTTGTGGCAAATTACGCAAACTGTTACCTATCTCAAAAATCATCTATCACCTGAAGAATTTTCGTATATCATTGGTCTTGATCCATTCAACGAACCGGTTGATGGAGGGATGGAAGGACTGACTCCTAAACGATGGGATAACGAAAAACTTTGGCCCATGTACCAAAAGATTAGGACCATACTCAATCAAAATGGCTGGGAAAATAAATGGGTATTCGCAGAACCACTTGTATTCTGGAATACAAACATAGGTTCGGCGATCGCACCTGCCACTGGCGGAGGGCATCTCAATGCACCTCCAGGACCTGGATTTGTTTTCAATTCACATTTTTATGACGCAGGTAGAATGGGAGTCGATTTGACGGGGATTGATAATGCCACTTATTTCAAATACTTAGATGAAATTCGAACGGAAGCACGTTTCTTAAAAATCCCTATGTTCTTAAGTGAATTTGGAATGTGGTTAAAGGGAACAGGAGCCAAAGACACTCCAAGAATGATCAATGCTGTGTACCAAGCAATGGAAATTTCAGACAAAGGGCAAAGCACAAAAACAAGATTTGCCGATTTTTACAATCCGATTGTATCGGGAACCCAATGGCATTGGGATTATTATTATGACCGTCATGCAGAATATAAGAACGGGAATCCATCCAAACTCATCACAACAAAGGATGCTTGGAATGATGAAGATTTCTCTGTTGTCGGAAATTACGGAACGAGTTTCAATGTAGATCCATTTGTGATTGCAAGAGCTTATCTAAGGAAATCGCAAGGTCGGATTATGACTAGCCATTATAATGCAGTTGGATTTGATACTTGGAATAAAATGTTTTCTTGGGCCGCCATCAAACCTGGAAATAACGAAGTAAAATACTTTGGTGACAAACGATTTTTATTTGTGATCTGGCGAGGAAGGCATTCGAATGCTCCGTCTGAATTTTATCTTCCTCCTCATTTTGATCAAAGTAAAATTTTGGTGATCACAGAAAAGAAAATTCAAATGAATTCAATTCCAAATGCTCCGTTAAACGAACCGAATGAAATGGTTTTAAAAAATGATCCTAACCGAGAGATTGGTTCAGGAAATGTTTTGTATCTTTGGGATGATTTGGATCCACTCGAAAATGAATCAACTTCATATCATTATGCACTCATTGTGAACCGAGAGAATGTAACGTATCCGTTGGCAACATTACAAGATCTCCAATCAAAATTAAACCAACGAATCCTAGTAGAAGGGAAAAGTCCTATTTACCTCATAGGTAAGATGACATATGGTGGGTATCCAAACGAACAATAACAAAATTTTACCAATCAAAGGATTGGTGAGGAAAAGAACATGAAGTAATCAAAAACCAATTTTGATTTTTGATTTCCAAATTCGTTTTCAAAAGAGAAAACCACCGATTCAAATTTACGAATTGGTGGTTCCATCCTAGATCTTAAAAAAAATCCAACTACATTTATGGTAAATTCCAAACTCCCGATTCCATTGTTTCCTTTACATAACTTTGAAAATTTTTTGGTTTTTTACCCATAGCCCTTTCAAAATCATTCAGAACGGACTCGTTTCTTCCATCCAAAACCGTTTCAAACAAATACTGAATGAGCCAAATTGTTTTTTGGTCCAGGCCAAATTCACCTAACATTGCTATATATTCATCTAAGGGAATTTCTTCAAACGGAATGGATTCATTTAATTCTTTTGCGATACATCCAAATGCATCCTGAAAACTCAGAAGTTCTGGTCCAGTCAATTCATATCGTTTTCCAATATGTTTCTCATTCACTAATGCATCAACAGCAAGATCCGTTAGGTCATCCAAATCAATAAACGGTTCACGTGCATTCAATTTCGGAAAAACAACCTTTCTTTCTAATATTTGGCCGAGGAACATACCTTCACTAAAATTCTGAGAAAACCAACTGGATCGCAAAATGGTCCATTCCATTCCTGAATTCTCAACTAACGTTTCGCAGGCGATTGCTTCCGGTTCACCCCTTCCGGAAAGAAGAACAATACGTTTCACCTTGAATTGATTTGCAATTTCTAAAAGTTTTTGGATGTCATGAATCGAATTTGGAACGGCTAAATCAGGTTGGTACGAGATATAAATATGATCCACTCCACTGATGATTGGAGCCCACGTCTCAGGTTTCTGCCAATCAAAAGAAGGCGATGACTTTCTTGATCCCAATCGGATGGGAACATCAAGTTGGTTCAATTTGTTTACAATTCTCGATCCCGTTTTTCCGCTAGATCCTAAAATTAAATTTAATGGTTTCATGCCCAAAGAATAACAAAGATCAATATTTAAAAATTGGACGAACCCGACATGTTTCCTTTTTTTTCTCTGAATTGGAAAGGTTTTTCTTTGGTAAACGACTTAAATTGTCGGATAAAATGGGATTGATCAGAATAACCATTTTCATATGCTATATCAGTCAATTTGATATTTTTATCTTCATTTAATCCATGTAAGCTTGTATGAAAACGAATGATTGTCGCAAATTGTTTCGGAGTCAATCCTACAGACTTTTGGAATTTTCGTTGTAATGTCCTCTCGGAAATACCCAACTCATTTGCAATGTTTTGAATTTCACAACTTCCATTTGATTCCAAAATGGTTTCAATACAGTTGTGCAGAGTCAAATCAGGAGAAAATTTTTTAGCTTTCGATTTTACAAATTGTAAGATAGCATCTGCTGCCATCTCAGATGAATGTTTTTGAATGGAAGATTCAAATCCAGATTCACTTTGCCATTCTTCCTTTTTTATGGTCCAACAAGAATTTGTGAGCTCCGAAATCGGAATTTCCAAGGTCTCTTCAACAAAACTTGGGAACAATTGAACCATAACAAAAAAAAACGGTCCTTCGATTTCAATTTGAATTGGTTCCAGAGTTTGCCCATATAAAAAAACTGGTTCCATCACTTTAGATAGTTCGCCTACGATTACTTTCACCTGCGAATGGGAATGAAAGAATACAAGCCCTGGGAATCCATCTGCAAAAAAAGTCAAAATTTCTTTTTTACTATTCTTTGATTCATAAATGTATAAATCTTTTGCCACATATTTAAGTTCGATTGGAATTTTTCTTTTGGTTACGTGCATAAGAATTGTAGTCAAAATTACAAATTTACTTCTTTGAAAAACTAGTTTTCCTTAGACGAATTGCAGGATCAATTTCATTTCTTTTTTTTAACGTATGATTGAAATAGTCCATTCTACTCACATAACAAGCGTATCTGTTTTTATCATTGAATTCCAAATTTTATGTTTTCTCCATTTACAGAAAATCACATTGTCTGGAATTGTGTAATTGTCCGTGGAACTTTCAATATTAGATTTAGTTTTTATCAACCAAGGTGAAACACCAAGAGATGCAATTCAAAATAGTGTCCAGGTAGCGAAAGCCGCAGAATCTTTGGATTATAAAAGAATTTGGATCGCAGAACATCATAATTTTCCATCCATTGCAAGTGCCGCAACATCAGTTGTGATCGGTCATATCGCATCTCATACCAACACCATTCGAGTCGGTGCAGGCGGGATCATGTTACCAAACCATTCACCTCTTGTCATCGCAGAACAATTCGGAACATTAGAAAGTTTATACCCGAATCGAATTGATTTAGGTTTGGGAAGAGCACCAGGAACAGACCAACTCACCTTACGAGCATTACGTAGAGATGCAATGGCATCCCAACATTTCCCAGAAGATGTGAAAGAACTCATTGAATACTTATCTTCTGAAAAAGAAGAAGGAAAAGTAAATGCAATCCCAGGTTTTGGAACCAATGTACCTGTTTGGATTCTAGGTTCGAGTTTATTCGGTGCTCAACTTGCCGCTCTACTTGGATTACCATTTGCATTTGCTTCTCATTTTGCTCCAACATATTTGAAGGATGCTGTTTCTATTTACAAAAAACAGTTTCGACCATCCGCACATTTAGAGAAACCTTACGTGATGATGGCAATGAATGTGATCGCCGCTGATTCAGATCCAGAAGCAGAATATTTGTTTTCAAGCGTACAACAATCATTTTTAGGTATTTTAAGGAACAAACGCACACCCTTTCCACCACCAGTTGCCTCAATGGATTTACTCTGGTCAGAAACAGAAAAACAAATGGCAAACCAAATGTTATCCATTTCTGCTGTTGGTGACGCAAAAACCATCAAATCAAAAATAAACCAAATCCTTAGCGATATAGTAGTGGATGAATTGATGGTGGTATCTTCTATTTTTGATACATCCAAACGGATCCGTTCCTTAGAAATCCTGATGGGAATCAAAGATCAAATTTTAGTATCTTCGACTTAAGTTCCATTTGAACGATTGATTTATTTTTTTTTAAGTTTCAATTTTTATCGAATCATATACTCTCAATTTCTAAATCGTTGCGGAGATACTGGGAGCCGAACATGACAAAGCGTATCCATAGATTCAATTCAATTCTTCTTTGTATTTGTCTCATCGCATTTTGCGGATGTGAACGTGGTTGCATTCGTTCGGCAATAAAAGATAGGTTCCAAAAAAAAATGCGAGATTTACCCGCGCCTATCACCAATTCGGATCTATCCCAATCCATCACCACACCAGGAGATTATTTATTTTCCATTCTACACCAAGAAATTCCACGATACTACAAAGTACATGTTCCCAAAACTTACACGGGAAAAGAAAGTGTTCCACTGCTCTTCGTCTTTCATGGAGGTGGTGGTGATATGGAGATTCAATCCAATGAAGAGTATTACCACCAAATTTCAAAATCAGAAGAAATCGGCAATATTGTCGTTTTTCCCAATGGTTACAGTGAATACAAATCAGGGAAAATAGCGACTTGGAATGCTGGTAATTGTTGTGGAGAGGCTAAAAAACAAAACATCGATGATCTTGGTTTTGTTAAATCAATCTTAAAACACCTAAAACAAAAATTGAATGTTGATGAGAAAAGAATTTTCTCCACTGGCATGTCAAATGGTGCTATGATGTCGTACCAACTTGCATGTTTTATGACGGAAGATTTTGCCGCGATAACGGCAGTCGCAGGGACTGACAATACAATCGATTGTAAACCGCAAAAACCAATCTCCATTTTTCACATCCATGCAAAAAATGATGACCGAGTTTTATTTTATGGTGGAGCCGGTTCAAGTTTTACGGATAGAACACTTGTGACTGATTTTGTCTCTGTTAATAAGAGCATTTCTAAATGGGTGCAGTTCAACGGCTGTCAAACAGTTCCAAAAATTGTATTGAAGAACCAAGGAGCTCAGTGTGAAGAATATTCAGGTTGTAAAGATGGGGTTAAAGTGAAACTTTGTGTCACAGAAGATGGAGGTCATTCTTGGCCAGGTGGGAAAAAACCCTCCATTCTGTTAGGTGGAGGGCCGCCTTCAAAAGCCATCTCTGCAAATGAAGAGATGTGGGATTTTTTCAAATCCCTATAACCGAAATCATTTACTTTTCAGTTAAGTAACTCCAAGGAGTCTCTGCAAAAGATTTTTTGGCATCTTCATTGAATTCTTTGATGGTTTCTTCATCTTTTTTGTGTGACACAAGTGTGCCAAGTAAATCAACTGCGACTAATTTGCCAAACATTCCAGTGTTGCTTAGCATATTGGGTCGAAGGATATTTGCATAATGTTTTTGTATCTCATCTGCCGTTTCGTAATCTTTGTTTGTATCAATTAAAAAACGTCCCATATATCCAATTTGACCAACTCCAACTTTTGTTTTGGATTTTTCAGCCACTTCTGCACTCGTGATAACAGTATAAACAGTTTTTCCGCCACCGGAAGAAGTAGTGACCGTTACGTTACCGGAGGTTGTAGAGGAAGTTTGTTGTGGTGGTTGTTCAACTTCGTATTCCATTGCGACGACTGCGTACTCACCTGGTTCTACGTTCAGATAGTAAACAATACCACGATTTGCCCAATTAGAAGCAATTGTCGGAGTTTTTACGATGAGTGATTGGCTTGGATTCACTTTTTTGTCAATGCGAACCACGTACACTCTAGAAGCAATTTGGCTTCCAAAAAATTGTTTTACATTCATTTCCACAGCTAATACAGAACTGTCCTTGGCAGCAGGATTCTGCGATGGCATGGATTTACAACCAATTGCAACTAACAATGAAACACAAATAATTAACGTGTTTTTAATATTGAACATGAATATTCCTTTTCTATAAGATAGATTAGGTTATCAAATCCAAACGAAGATTAGTTGTAAATACAAAAGTTAATCTTTAGTAGAAAACCTTTATAACGATTTGGTTAGCTGCTCAATCATTCAACAATCTGATTACAATTTGATTTACTATTATAGTCCCCAAGGCAATTCCAATAATTTACGATTCACTCGATATTCAAAGGCCAAAGTTTCCATACACTGAAAACACAAACAATCGTGGTATTGATTCGCCAAATATTCAGATTCCGCTTTTGTCAAATTGACTTTAGTGCATTGGCAGAGTTGGATGGAACCTACTTTACATTCAAAGATGCGTAAACAATTTGGACAAATTTTTTCTTCATGTTTTGGATTGGATATGCCCTCGGATAAACAATTTGCATTTTGGGGGGAATTTTTATCTTCTTTCAACTTGTGACTCCATTTGGTGTTAGAATCACACATTCGAAAATAGGGTGATCCGGTTTCATTGTCCGGGACCCTTTCAAATAGAAGGAACGAATGATCGTTTACGGGCGAATCATTTGTGGGAAGATCCGACTTTTTCACTCCGATTCAATCGAAATGAAATTTACGGTTGCACCGTCAGTTGAGGAATTCCACCTCATTCCTCCCGGAATGAATTCAGAAAACTAAATGGTCATCAATTGTCAATCGACTGTTGGTTGGATTGGTATTATTTTCTTCTCATTCAATGGCTTGATTTCACCAGGCATTTGGTCTTTCAGGAGGACACCTGATTTTTTTTGCAATAAACACTCTTTGATTAAATAGATAGTTTTTTCTACAGCAAGTGAGAATGGAAGTCCGAGTGGCCTCACATTGGAAATACAATTTCTACTTTCATCGGTGAAACCAAGTTTTGGTTCGTAAGTAAGATAAATTCCCAAACTATCGGCAGCACTGAGACCTGGTCTTTCCCCGATGATCACAATACAAATTTTTGCTTTTAAAATCTCGGCAATTTCATCTCCCAAGGCAACCCTTCCCCATCTTGAAAGGACCAAAGGAGCAATTGAAAGATTTGTGTTTTGAATTTTTGCAAAAAATAATTCTAAAAATGAAATTAGGTTATCATCAATGGCTTTGGCAGATAATCCATCGATACAAACGATACTCAAATCATAACCAAGATTGTATGGAAAAAGACTCAGCTTTGATTCTTCAGAGATCCTTCTTCCTAAATCAGGCCTTAACAAATATTCTTGTTTCGAAGAAACTTGACTTTTGATAAAAATGTTTTGGATTCCATATATTTGGCAAAGTTCATTCGATTGTTTTTGGATTAACTCCCAGTTTGGTTCCTGGTTCACAGCATCCTTTGCGTTCGCATGGTCCAGACGGAACTTTAACATCTCTTTCGTTGCGATCGATCCACCAACTCGATTGAGGCCAATCCTTGCTTGGGTAAACTGTTTCCATTGGTCCAAATCTGACATTGAATCTAAATCCTCATTCCATTCTCAAATAAAGCCACCATTTGATTTTCAATTGGTAAAAAGTTTTTCCCTTTGGAAAATATCCCAAAGTCAAGCAACCATTGTTCAAATTCAGGTGTTGGTCTTAGTCCTAAAACTTGTCTCAAATACAATGCATCATGAAACGATGTGCTTTGGTAAGATAACATGACATCGTCTGCGCCAGGAATTCCCATGATAAAATTACAACCGGCCACTCCCAAAAGAGTGAGTAAGGTATCCATATCATCTTGGTCCGCATCTGCGTGATTTGTATAACAAATATCAACTCCCATCGGTAACCCCATTAGTTTCCCACAAAAATGGTCTTCTAATCCAGCACGGATGATTTGTTTACCGTTGTATAAATATTCAGGTCCTATGAAACCAACAACAGTGTTCACAAGTAATGGTGAGAATTTTCTGGCAACTGCATATGCTCGTACTTCCAATGTTTGTTGGTCAATCCCATGATGGGCGCCGGCAGACAAAGCACTTCCCTGACCTGTTTCAAAATACATTACATGATCACCGATCGTTCCCCTTTTGAGTGAAAGTGCCATCTCTCTTGCTTCTCCCAACATAGAAAGATTGATTCCAAAACTTTTATTTAAATCTTCTGTTCCACCGATGGATTGGAAAACCAAATCAACCGGCGCTCCTTTTTGCATCACTTGCATGGAAGTAGTAACATGCGTTAGAATACAAGATTGTGTCGGGATCGAATACTTTTGTATGATTGTATCCAACATTTCTAATAATGTAATACAAGTGGGGATATGGTCCGTCGCGGGATTGATTCCAATTACGGCGTCACCACTTCCAAGTATTAATCCATCCAGGATACTAGCAGCAATCCCTTTGAGGTCATCGGTAGGATGGTTTGGTTGCAAACGAACAGACAAACGACCTGGTAATCCGATTGTATTTCTAAACTTTGTGACAATATTGATTTTTTGACTCACTAAGATCAAATCCTGATTGGACATGAGTTTCGAAACGGCAGCAACCATTTCAGGAGTGAGAGCCATTCGAATGGATTCTAATACTTGTGCATCCGTGGTTTCTGAAAGCAAAAAATCTCGGAATCCACCCACCGTTAAATGGGAAATGGTTTGGAAAGAAACTTTGTCATGAGACGTAAGTATGAGCCTTGTCACCTCATCAATGTCAGATGGAATTAATTCTACATTTAAGAAATCAGACAAATAAATATCAGCTAACACCATTTGCGCGGCAATCCTTTCTTTTTGGTCCGCCGCGGCGATTCCAGAAAGTTGGTCGCCTGAACGAAGAGGACTTGCTTTCGCCAAAACTTGTTTTAAGTCTTGGAACTGGTAGGTTTTTTTCCCGATGACGATCTGATAACTCACGGTTTTACTATACCTGATTTTACGGAATTCAACAGAACTTTTCTAAAGAAAGAGAATCATTTTGAATCCGAATGTTTGTCTAAAAACTAAGCAGAAATGAAAAAAGCCCTTCTGATCCTCGGGAACCAACTTTTTGATTTGAGTTCCATCATTCCGAAAGAAAAACGATTGGAATACAGTGTCTTTATCAGGGAAGACAATGAGTTGTGTACTTACTATCGATTCCACAAACAAAAGATTTTGTTTTTCTTTTTGGCAATGCGGGCTTATGCGGAAGAATTAAAGTCTCTCGGATTTTTTGTCCATTACGAACATTATGATCCAAACTCAGAATCGTATGAAAATCAATTTTTAAATTTCATCCAAGTAAACAATATCCAAGAAATCCATTTTTTTGAAATCGAAGATACATTTTTTGAAACAAGAATGTTATCCTGTTTTCAAAAAACTGGAATCAAATGGATCCAACACAAATCTCCAATGTTTCTCACTTCGCGAAATGATTTTAAAGCATATTTACAAACACATAAAAAACCGTTTATGAAAACGTTTTATGAAGCGCAAAGAAAAACTTTCAACATTCTATTAAATGAAAAGAGTGAACCCATTGGCGGAAAGTGGAGTTTTGATTCTGAAAATCGAAAAAAATTACCCAAAAATTATTGTGCACCTAACTTACCGAAAATCAAATTCTCAAAAAATGAAATAAAAACCTTTGATACAGTGGATACTCATTTCCCAAACCATCCAGGGAATACAAAAGATTTTTGGTTACCAACGGATAGAAAAGGAGCAAAACTTTGGCTACAGGATTTTTTAAAAGAAAGGTTTGTTCAATTTGGTCCTTATGAAGACGCATTCTCACTTGATTTTCCTTTTTTACAACATTCAGTATTAACTCCATTTTTAAATGTTGGATTATTGACTCCCAAGGAAGTGATCGAATCCACTTTAGACTATGCAAAAAAAAATTCTGTCCCCATGGAATCGCTGGAAGGTTTTATCCGCCAAATCATTGGTTGGCGTGAATTCATTCGAGGGATTTATCAAAATTTTGGAGCTAAACAAGAGTCAATAAACTACTTTGGCCACAAACGAAAACTCACCAAACATTGGTATGATGGAACAACCGGGATTCCACCTCTCGATTTTGTCATACAAAAATGTAATTTGTATGGTTATGCACATCATATTGAACGATTGATGGTCGTTGGATCTCTTATGGTTTTGTTTGAAATTGATCCAAAGGATGCTTACCGCTGGTTTATGGAAATGTTCATTGACTCTTCCGATTGGGTGATGGGTCCGAATGTTTATGGGATGGCACTCTTCAGTGATGGCGGCATATTTGCCACCAAACCATATATATGTGGATCCCACTATTATCAAAAAATGGGTTCGTTTCCGAAAGGTGATTGGGAATTGGCTGTGGATGGACTTTACTGGTCCTTCATCGAAACCCACAAAGATCAGTTTTCCAAAAACCCACGCACTTCTGTCCTCGTTGGAAATTTACACCGAATGCAAAAAGAAAGAAAGGAGATCATTTTCCACTCGGCAAGGCTCTGGAAGGAAACTCTCACCACACTCAACTAATCCTGTCTCCTGTTGCTGTGGTTCGTTGCGATTTGGAAAGGCGAATCCGATTCAGAAAAAATTTCCGAACCAGTTGACAAATCTAACAAAATGTTTCAGTTCCGGTATAAATTTAGATTAAATCTAAATTTTTTTGCTTGCCCAATTAATTAGATTAAATCTAATTCTATACTAAATCTAGAAAGAGAAGGTCAGTATGAGAAATTTCAGACGTTTCACAATCGCCCTCCTTGTGTTGTTCCTCGGCCCCATTGGCGCCGCCGACACAAAAGAGACCCCAGGGATGGACCGCCAAAATACATCCAATCAGTTTTGGTGGCCAGAACGCTTGGATTTGGCACCACTCCGCCAACACGGGTCGGAATCCAATCCATTGGGCAGACAGTTCCATTATGCAAAGGAATTTAAGGAATTGGACATCCAAACCTTAAAAGAAGAAATCAAAACGGTGATGAAAACTTCACAAGATTGGTGGCCTGCAGATTACGGTCACTATGGTCCTTTTTTCATCCGGATGGCTTGGCATAGTGCGGGAACCTATCGCATCTCCGATGGTCGCGGTGGTGCCGGTGGTGGACAACAACGATTTGAGCCACTGAACAGCTGGCCGGACAATGCCAACCTCGATAAAGCAAGACGCCTCTTATGGCCCATCAAAAAGAAATATGGAAAAAAAATCTCTTGGGCAGACCTAATGGTGCTAACAGGAAACGTTGCCTTGGAATCAATGGGTTTCAAAACGTATGGATTTGCTGGGGGAAGGACTGATGATTGGGAAGCAGACCTTGTCTATTGGGGGCCTGAAAAAAAATTCTTAGAAGACCAACGTTACAAAGGCAATCGTGAATTAAAAAATCCACTGGCTGCTGTTCAAATGGGATTAATTTATGTGAATCCAGAAGGTCCAAATGGTAATCCAGACCCACTAGCAGCCGCTAAAGACATCCGTGAAACATTTGGTCGTATGGCAATGAATGACGAAGAAACAGTTGCTCTCATTGCAGGCGGACACACATTCGGAAAAGCTCACGGAAAATCTGATCCTTCCAAACATGTAGGCAAAGAACCTGCTGCCGCTGGACTCGAAGAACAAGGGTTTGGTTGGAAAAACAATTATAAAAAAGGAAATGCAGAAGACACCATCACAAGTGGACTTGAAGGCGCATGGACGGCCAATCCAACTAAATGGACTACCCAATATTTGAACAACTTGTTTGGTTTTGAATGGGTACAAACCAAAAGCCCTGCTGGTGCCATCCAATGGGTTCCAAAAGATGGGGCTGGTGCGAATATGGTTCCAGATGCGCATGATAAGTCATTACGTCATGCTCCTATCATGTTCACAACAGACTTGGCATTAAAATTTGATCCTAGTTACAAAGTGATCGCAAAACGGTTCCAAGAAAATCCAAAAGAATTCGAACTCGCGTTTGCAAAAGCTTGGTTCAAATTAACACATAGAGATATGGGTCCTCTCACTCGCTATATCGGAAAAGACCTACCAAAAGAACCATTGATTTGGCAAGATCCTGTTCCTGCCGTAAACCATAAGTTAGTTGGTCCAAAAGAGATTGAAAGTTTGAAGGGAAAAATCCTTAAATCTGGCCTT of the Leptospira biflexa serovar Patoc strain 'Patoc 1 (Paris)' genome contains:
- a CDS encoding alpha/beta hydrolase family esterase, yielding MTKRIHRFNSILLCICLIAFCGCERGCIRSAIKDRFQKKMRDLPAPITNSDLSQSITTPGDYLFSILHQEIPRYYKVHVPKTYTGKESVPLLFVFHGGGGDMEIQSNEEYYHQISKSEEIGNIVVFPNGYSEYKSGKIATWNAGNCCGEAKKQNIDDLGFVKSILKHLKQKLNVDEKRIFSTGMSNGAMMSYQLACFMTEDFAAITAVAGTDNTIDCKPQKPISIFHIHAKNDDRVLFYGGAGSSFTDRTLVTDFVSVNKSISKWVQFNGCQTVPKIVLKNQGAQCEEYSGCKDGVKVKLCVTEDGGHSWPGGKKPSILLGGGPPSKAISANEEMWDFFKSL
- a CDS encoding LLM class flavin-dependent oxidoreductase, which codes for MSVELSILDLVFINQGETPRDAIQNSVQVAKAAESLDYKRIWIAEHHNFPSIASAATSVVIGHIASHTNTIRVGAGGIMLPNHSPLVIAEQFGTLESLYPNRIDLGLGRAPGTDQLTLRALRRDAMASQHFPEDVKELIEYLSSEKEEGKVNAIPGFGTNVPVWILGSSLFGAQLAALLGLPFAFASHFAPTYLKDAVSIYKKQFRPSAHLEKPYVMMAMNVIAADSDPEAEYLFSSVQQSFLGILRNKRTPFPPPVASMDLLWSETEKQMANQMLSISAVGDAKTIKSKINQILSDIVVDELMVVSSIFDTSKRIRSLEILMGIKDQILVSST
- a CDS encoding cysteine-rich CWC family protein, which encodes MKEDKNSPQNANCLSEGISNPKHEEKICPNCLRIFECKVGSIQLCQCTKVNLTKAESEYLANQYHDCLCFQCMETLAFEYRVNRKLLELPWGL
- a CDS encoding NmrA family transcriptional regulator; amino-acid sequence: MNQLDVPIRLGSRKSSPSFDWQKPETWAPIISGVDHIYISYQPDLAVPNSIHDIQKLLEIANQFKVKRIVLLSGRGEPEAIACETLVENSGMEWTILRSSWFSQNFSEGMFLGQILERKVVFPKLNAREPFIDLDDLTDLAVDALVNEKHIGKRYELTGPELLSFQDAFGCIAKELNESIPFEEIPLDEYIAMLGEFGLDQKTIWLIQYLFETVLDGRNESVLNDFERAMGKKPKNFQSYVKETMESGVWNLP
- a CDS encoding helix-turn-helix domain-containing protein, coding for MTTILMHVTKRKIPIELKYVAKDLYIYESKNSKKEILTFFADGFPGLVFFHSHSQVKVIVGELSKVMEPVFLYGQTLEPIQIEIEGPFFFVMVQLFPSFVEETLEIPISELTNSCWTIKKEEWQSESGFESSIQKHSSEMAADAILQFVKSKAKKFSPDLTLHNCIETILESNGSCEIQNIANELGISERTLQRKFQKSVGLTPKQFATIIRFHTSLHGLNEDKNIKLTDIAYENGYSDQSHFIRQFKSFTKEKPFQFREKKGNMSGSSNF
- a CDS encoding cellulase family glycosylhydrolase, whose product is MNVPTKTKSHWKLYASSLLITLHLYCAPNEEGIKNLLPLLQTSNGSLGTETPIQGIGKLNVTTSVLSHDLTHTDSNDERNLTVTNKSYGNFLDAIWIDGLGREVSFRGFNVSGNVKLAEHGFKPFRNTNDTDEALKGLTKTTGSNLIRYTIAWEGVHPEVDTIDEAYLNDVVSQIKRVTSKKIYVLIDYHQDLFSRHLFNANSWHTGNGAPLWITKNGNYPKEYCGFVCASWSQNNLTNEAIRRAFRNFWNNAPVNTSAGVRNMQTEYLWQITQTVTYLKNHLSPEEFSYIIGLDPFNEPVDGGMEGLTPKRWDNEKLWPMYQKIRTILNQNGWENKWVFAEPLVFWNTNIGSAIAPATGGGHLNAPPGPGFVFNSHFYDAGRMGVDLTGIDNATYFKYLDEIRTEARFLKIPMFLSEFGMWLKGTGAKDTPRMINAVYQAMEISDKGQSTKTRFADFYNPIVSGTQWHWDYYYDRHAEYKNGNPSKLITTKDAWNDEDFSVVGNYGTSFNVDPFVIARAYLRKSQGRIMTSHYNAVGFDTWNKMFSWAAIKPGNNEVKYFGDKRFLFVIWRGRHSNAPSEFYLPPHFDQSKILVITEKKIQMNSIPNAPLNEPNEMVLKNDPNREIGSGNVLYLWDDLDPLENESTSYHYALIVNRENVTYPLATLQDLQSKLNQRILVEGKSPIYLIGKMTYGGYPNEQ
- the eutC gene encoding ethanolamine ammonia-lyase subunit EutC, translated to MSDLDQWKQFTQARIGLNRVGGSIATKEMLKFRLDHANAKDAVNQEPNWELIQKQSNELCQIYGIQNIFIKSQVSSKQEYLLRPDLGRRISEESKLSLFPYNLGYDLSIVCIDGLSAKAIDDNLISFLELFFAKIQNTNLSIAPLVLSRWGRVALGDEIAEILKAKICIVIIGERPGLSAADSLGIYLTYEPKLGFTDESRNCISNVRPLGLPFSLAVEKTIYLIKECLLQKKSGVLLKDQMPGEIKPLNEKKIIPIQPTVD